A window from Vigna angularis cultivar LongXiaoDou No.4 chromosome 7, ASM1680809v1, whole genome shotgun sequence encodes these proteins:
- the LOC128197803 gene encoding uncharacterized protein LOC128197803 — translation MDRGKGAATDTSGGMREFCKWTEDMDAKLLHSMIEENRLGNRIDGSWTTQAYNNMVQFLHNAGYVYVTKANVKNRQKVLKDRWREAHDLFSGLSGFAWNSVTMRFEAEDEVWADLIQVFVKH, via the coding sequence ATGGACAGGGGTAAGGGTGCTGCGACTGATACCTCTGGTGGTATGAGAGAGTTTTGCAAATGGACTGAGGACATGGATGCAAAACTTTTGCATTCTATGATTGAGGAGAATCGTTTGGGGAATAGGATTGATGGTAGTTGGACAACCCAAGCATACAATAACATGGTTCAATTCCTTCATAATGCTGGTTATGTTTATGTTACTAAAGCTAATGTAAAAAATCGTCAAAAGGTATTGAAAGACAGATGGCGGGAGGCTCATGACCTCTTTAGTGGATTGAGTGGCTTTGCTTGGAATAGTGTCACTATGAGGTTTGAAGCTGAAGATGAGGTTTGGGCTGACCTAATTCAGGTATTTGTTAAACATTGA